The following coding sequences lie in one Musa acuminata AAA Group cultivar baxijiao chromosome BXJ1-8, Cavendish_Baxijiao_AAA, whole genome shotgun sequence genomic window:
- the LOC103995051 gene encoding uncharacterized protein LOC103995051, translated as MASSYDYDDGSLESRYGRPPSAGHGGASTDLSYDPNFVPDSVKTFVVHLYRHIREKNVYEIHQMYEGSFQRLSDRMFRDNPWPSVEAIAPYVDNDHVFCLLYREMWFRHVYARLSPTGRQRVESWDNYCSLFGVVLHGVVNMQLPNQWLWDMVDEFVYQFQSYCQYRAKLKSKTEEELQLLQQYDQAWNVYGVLNYLQALVEKSAIIETLEREKEGLEQFTATDGYDYEGGTSNVLKMLGYYSLIGLLRVHCLLGDYHTGLKCLAPIDISQQGVYNVVIGSHISTIYHYGFANLMLRRYAEAIREFNKILLYILKFKQYHQKSPQYDQILKKNEQMYALLAICLSLCPQINLVEENVNSQLRDKYNEKMTKMLRYDDEAYAVYDELFTYACPKFITPSAPVLEEPLTNYNQDAYRLQLKLFLYEVKQQQLLSGVRSFLKLYSTISIGKLAAYMEVDEPTLRTILMTYKHKMHAVDSDGKIIPNADLDYYISEDIVHVVESKPIKRYSDYFLRQVLKFEETISELDRIKLD; from the exons ATGGCGAGCTCGTACGACTACGACGACGGCTCCCTCGAGTCCCGGTACGGGCGCCCGCCGTCGGCCGGCCATGGAGGCGCCTCCACGGATCTGAGCTACGACCCCAACTTCGTGCCGGACTCGGTGAAGACCTTCGTCGTCCACCTCTACCGCCACATCCGGGAGAAGAACGTGTACGAGATTCACCAGATGTACGAGGGCAGCTTCCAGCGCCTCAGCGACCGTATGTTCCGAGACAACCCCTGgccctccgtcgaggccatcgcccCCTACGTCGACAACGACCATGTCTTCTGTCTCCTATACCGCGAGATGTGGTTCCGCCACGTCTACGCTCGGCTCTCTCCCACGGGTCGGCAGCGGGTGGAGTCGTGGGATAACTACTGTAGCCTCTTCGGAGTCGTGCTCCACGGGGTCGTCAACATGCAGCTTCCCAACCAGTGGCTGTGGGATATGGTGGATGAGTTCGTCTACCAGTTCCAGTCATACTGCCAGTATCGGGCCAAGCTCAAGAGCAAGACAGAGGAGGAGCTGCAGCTGCTTCAGCAGTACGATCAG GCATGGAATGTGTATGGGGTGCTTAATTACTTGCAAGCTCTGGTGGAGAAATCAGCTATCATTGAAACCTTGGAAAGGGAGAAAGAAGGCCTAGAACAATTCACTGCTACTGATGGTTATGATTATGAAGGTGGAACCAGCAATGTGCTAAAAATGTTAGGTTATTACAGCTTGATTGGGCTGTTGAGGGTCCATTGCCTTTTGGGAGATTATCATACCGGGTTAAAGTGTTTGGCTCCGATCGACATTAGTCAACAAGGTGTTTACAATGTTGTGATTGGGAGTCACATATCCACCATATATCACTACGGGTTTGCAAACTTAATGCTACGGAG GTATGCTGAAGCAATTCGTGAGTTCAATAAGATCCTACTGTATATTCTTAAATTCAAGCAGTATCATCAGAAATCGCCACAATATGATCAGATACTGAAGAAAAATGAACAGATGTATGCCTTATTGGCTATTTGCCTTTCTTTGTGCCCGCAAATCAATCTTGTTGAAGAGAATGTGAATTCACAGTTGAGGGATAAGTACAATGAGAAGATGACAAAGATGCTGAGGTATGATGATGAAGCATATGCTGTGTATGATGAACTTTTCACATATGCCTGCCCCAAATTCATTACTCCATCAGCTCCAGTTTTGGAGGAACCTCTTACGAATTACAACCAG GATGCTTACAGACTTCAGTTGAAGTTGTTTCTTTATGAAGTGAAGCAACAGCAGTTGCTGTCTGGTGTCCGCAGTTTCTTGAAGTTGTACTCCACCATATCGATTGGGAAACTTGCTGCATATATGGAGGTGGATGAACCCACTTTGAG AACCATCTTGATGACATACAAACACAAGATGCATGCAGTTGATAGTGATGGGAAGATCATTCCTAATGCAGATTTGGACTACTATATTAGTGAG GACATCGTTCATGTCGTGGAGTCCAAACCAATAAAGCGCTATAGTGATTACTTTTTGCGCCAAGTCTTAAAG TTTGAGGAGACGATCAGTGAACTGGACAGAATAAAACTGGACTAG
- the LOC103995054 gene encoding WRKY transcription factor 22-like, with protein sequence MADDDWDLGAVVRSCRSSETTETVAPARGNFFLQPPSAVPLDVEQQEAAAEGGEGGAFVGWPDLFRSRDGLQELEELYKPFFPKVQQQQPRGSPSCPSPASVAGPHQPPPSRQSQRPPSQIPRSKRRKNQQKKVVCHVPTDGLSSDVWAWRKYGQKPIKGSPYPRGYYRCSSSKGCLARKQVERSPADPAMFIITYTAEHNHPVPTHRNTLAGSTRHKFSSPASASASASAREDGGNPTSSPPSSSTAAGLSPTTPLTASMEDRNDGEDEELDEDEGMLLVEDMEVMSEQDLLFMGGAEEAGPAAPASSAEVAEFFGGDSGPGDRSFSPAVSA encoded by the exons ATGGCCGACGATGACTGGGATCTGGGCGCGGTGGTGCGGAGCTGCCGGTCGTCGGAGACGACGGAGACGGTGGCACCGGCGAGGGGTAACTTCTTTTTGCAACCTCCGTCGGCGGTGCCGCTCGACGTGGAACAGCAGGAAGCAGCGGCGGAGGGAGGGGAAGGTGGCGCTTTTGTGGGCTGGCCAGATCTGTTCCGGAGCCGTGACGGCCTTCAGGAGCTGGAGGAGCTCTACAAGCCCTTCTTCCCCAAAGTCCAGCAGCAGCAGCCGCGGGGGAGTCCGTCGTGCCCTTCCCCTGCCTCTGTGGCGGGGCCGCATCAACCGCCGCCGTCCCGTCAGAGTCAGCGGCCTCCCTCCCAGATCCCCCGCTCCAAACGAAG GAAGAATCAGCAGAAGAAGGTGGTGTGCCACGTCCCCACCGACGGGCTCTCCTCCGATGTATGGGCGTGGCGTAAGTACGGCCAGAAACCCATCAAAGGCTCTCCATATCCTCG GGGATACTACAGGTGTAGCAGTTCGAAGGGTTGCCTTGCTCGCAAACAGGTGGAGCGCAGCCCGGCGGACCCGGCCATGTTCATCATCACCTATACCGCCGAGCACAACCACCCGGTGCCCACCCACCGCAACACCCTCGCTGGCAGCACCCGCCACAAGTTCTCCTCTCCTGCCTCTGCCTCTGCCTCTGCCTCAGCCCGAGAAGACGGTGGCAACCCGACCTCAAGCCCCCCGTCGTCGTCCACCGCGGCGGGTCTCTCCCCCACCACCCCCCTCACGGCCTCCATGGAGGACCGCAACGACGGGGAGGACGAGGAGTTGGACGAAGACGAAGGAATGCTACTGGTGGAGGACATGGAGGTCATGAGCGAGCAGGACCTGCTCTTCATGGGCGGCGCGGAGGAAGCAGGCCCCGCCGCCCCCGCTTCGTCTGCGGAGGTCGCGGAGTTCTTCGGCGGCGACAGCGGGCCAGGGGACCGCTCCTTTTCCCCCGCCGTGTCTGCCTAA
- the LOC103995052 gene encoding uncharacterized protein LOC103995052 — translation MLKLWRWYQKCLAVHPVKTQIVSSGFLWGLGDIGAQAVTQRTLRHQSQDKKEENKEINIDWRRVATTSLFGFAFVGPVGHYWYEYLDRIIRVRLQLQPKSMKFVTTKVAADGLIFGPLDLLIFFSYMGLASGRSISQVKEDVKRDFLPALIVGGTVWPIVQVANFRFVPVRYQLLYVNLFCLLDSSFLSWIEQQGDAPWKQWFTSFRSLENKKSQS, via the exons ATGTTGAAGCTATGGAGGTGGTACCAGAAGTGCCTCGCCGTTCACCCGGTGAAGACGCAGATTGTCAGCTCTGGCTTCCTGTGGGGTTTGGGAGACATTGGAGCCCAGGCGGTCACCCAGAGAACCCTGAGGCACCAATCGCAGGACAAGAAG GAAGAAAATAAGGAGATCAATATAGACTGGAGAAGGGTGGCTACCACAAGCTTGTTTGGATTTGCATTTGTTGGACCTGTTGGCCATTACTG GTATGAGTACTTGGACCGCATCATTCGAGTTCGACTTCAACTGCAACCAAAATCGATGAAGTTTGTCACGACAAAGGTTGCGGCAGATGGGCTTATATTCGGGCCTTTGGatctattaatttttttctcatacatGGGGCTAGCCTCTGGAAGGAGCATAAGCCAAGTGAAGGAAGACGTGAAAAGGGATTTCCTCCCGGCTCTTATCGTGGGTGGGACAGTTTGGCCTATCGTCCAAGTTGCAAACTTCCGATTCGTTCCAGTGAGATACCAACTCCTTTATGTTAATCTGTTTTGCCTGTTAGATAGCTCCTTCTTGTCTTGGATCGAGCAACAAGGGGATGCTCCTTGGAAGCAGTGGTTTACGTCCTTTCGATCCTTGGAAAATAAGAAGAGTCAGAGCTGA
- the LOC135587926 gene encoding proline-rich receptor-like protein kinase PERK1, with the protein MSTLSGSPPTATPAAQSTPSPANTSQPPPTPSSSSPPLPSGRAPPFPRPPLPPDPLSAPFPPSPSSTSSVSTSLVVGVTVGGLVILLLLSFICVCCWIKKRPPPPHYYGAPPPPPPPHYYGPLPPPPPARKDEWYGQHRQQYGPPRAYHFVKGPPGPPPPPPPPPPLALRPPRPPSHLPPPPMISSSGGLGSNNSGAEDPPTPSAGGALGFSKSTFTYEELAMATDDFSDANLLGQGGFGYVHRGALADGKEVAIKQLKPGSGQGEREFQAEVEIISRVHHKHLVSLVGYCISGGKRLLVYEFVPNNTLGFHLHGKGQPTMEWSIRLRIALGSAKGLAYLHEDCHPKIIHRDIKASNILLDYKYEAKVADFGLAKFASDTDTHISTRVMGTFGYLAPEYASSGKLTDKSDVFSFGVMLLELITGRRPIDSSQTFTDESLVDWARPLLARALDDGNYDALVDPRLGKKYNLSEMARMVSCAAACVRHSARRRPRMSQIARALEGDTCLEDLNEGIRPGHSMYHTSYGSSDYDSGQYGEDIREFRKMVMGTEEYATGESIMPTAEYAQNPSTSSSEGRHTQEIEMGKKKDVSEKGG; encoded by the exons ATGTCCACCCTCTCCGGCTCCCCTCCCACGGCCACCCCCGCCGCCCAGTCCACTCCCTCCCCCGCCAACACGTCACAGCCCCCGCCAACCCCTTCCTCCTCGTCTCCACCGCTGCCCTCCGGCCGAGCTCCACCCTTCCCCCGTCCACCTTTACCACCCGATCCTCTGTCTGCCCCGTTTCCTCCGTCGCCATCGTCGACGAGCTCGGTCTCGACCTCACTTGTGGTCGGAGTCACGGTGGGTGGGCTGGTGATCCTCTTGCTGCTAAGCTTTATCTGCGTCTGCTGTTGGATAAAGAAGCGCCCGCCGCCGCCCCATTACTACGGAGCTCCCCCGCCGCCCCCACCGCCTCACTACTACGGACCTCTCCCGCCGCCTCCACCGGCACGAAAAG ATGAATGGTATGGCCAGCATCGGCAACAATATGGTCCACCTCGAGCATATCATTTTGTCAAAGGTCCACCGggacctccaccaccaccaccgccgccgccgccgttggCTTTGCGTCCTCCACGCCCACCAAGCCATTTGCCACCTCCACCTATGATAAGCAGCAGTGGAGGTCTGGGGTCCAATAATTCTGGCGCTGAGGATCCACCGACTCCATCCGCCGGCGGTGCACTCGGCTTCTCGAAAAGCACCTTCACTTATGAAGAACTGGCTATGGCAACAGATGATTTCTCCGACGCTAATCTCCTCGGACAAGGTGGATTTGGCTATGTTCACAGAGGGGCGCTTGCCGACGGCAAGGAAGTCGCAATCAAACAATTGAAACCAGGTAGCGGACAGGGTGAGCGTGAATTCCAGGCAGAGGTTGAGATCATTAGTCGTGTGCATCACAAGCATCTGGTCTCATTGGTTGGATACTGCATTTCTGGAGGCAAGAGGCTGCTTGTTTATGAATTTGTTCCTAACAACACCTTGGGGTTCCATCTGCATG GGAAAGGTCAGCCAACAATGGAATGGTCTATACGATTGAGAATTGCACTGGGATCTGCAAAGGGATTGGCATATCTTCACGAGGACT GCCACCCTAAAATTATTCACCGCGATATTAAAGCATCCAACATTCTTCTTGACTACAAATATGAGGCAAAG GTTGCAGATTTTGGGCTTGCAAAATTTGCTTCTGATACCGACACCCACATTTCGACGCGAGTCATGGGAACCTTTGG TTATCTGGCACCTGAATATGCATCTTCAGGCAAACTCACCGACAAATCAGATGTCTTCTCATTCGGTGTCATGCTTCTGGAGCTAATCACCGGGCGGCGCCCCATTGATTCATCCCAAACTTTCACGGATGAAAGCTTGGTCGACTGG GCGAGACCGCTGCTTGCTCGAGCGCTAGATGATGGCAACTACGACGCCCTTGTCGATCCGAGGTTGGGAAAGAAGTATAACCTTAGTGAGATGGCCCGCATGGTTTCCTGTGCTGCTGCTTGTGTGCGCCATTCGGCACGGCGCCGGCCAAGGATGAGCCAG ATCGCCCGAGCTCTAGAAGGAGATACGTGCCTTGAGGATTTGAACGAAGGCATCAGACCAGGTCACAGCATGTACCACACTTCCTATGGCAGCTCCGACTACGATTCTGGCCAGTACGGGGAAGACATCAGAGAGTTTAGGAAAATGGTAATGGGGACTGAAGAGTACGCCACCGGCGAATCCATCATGCCCACCGCCGAGTATGCTCAGAATCCATCGACGTCGAGCAGCGAAGGTCGACACACGCAGGAAATAGAGATGGGGAAGAAGAAAGACGTGAGCGAGAAAGGTGGCTGA
- the LOC103995053 gene encoding ras-related protein Rab7: protein MAPRRRMLLKVIILGDSGVGKTSLMNQYVNKKFSNQYKATIGADFLTKEVQIDDRLFTLQIWDTAGQERFQSLGVAFYRGADCCVLVYDVNVMKSFDNLNNWREEFLIQASPSDPENFPFIVLGNKIDIDGGNSRVVSQKKAKAWCASKGNIPYFETSAKEGFNVEAAFQCIAQNALKNEPEEDIYLPDTIDVSGGARQQQSSGCEC from the exons ATGGCGCCCCGAAGGCGAATGCTCCTCAAAGTTATCATCCTCGGGGACAGCGG GGTCGGGAAGACATCTCTGATGAATCA GTACGTGAACAAGAAGTTCAGTAACCAGTATAAGGCGACCATCGGAGCTGATTTCTTGACTAAAGAAGTTCAGATCGATGACAGATTGTTCACATTGCAG ATATGGGACACAGCAGGACAGGAGAGGTTCCAGAGTCTCGGTGTGGCTTTCTATCGCGGAGCTGATTGTTGTGTCCTTGTGTATGATGTTAATGTCATGAAatcatttgataatttgaataattGGCGTGAGGAATTTCTGATTCAG GCTAGCCCTTCTGACCCTGAGAACTTCCCTTTCATAGTGTTGGGTAACAAGATCGATATTGATGGTGGCAACAGCCGAGTG GTCTCCCAGAAAAAGGCCAAGGCATGGTGTGCATCAAAGGGGAACATCCCCTACTTTGAGACGTCAGCTAAAGAAGGATTCAACGTCGAAGCTGCTTTCCAGTGTATTGCGCAGAATGCTCTCAAGAATGAACCAGAGGAAGATAT atatcTTCCTGATACCATTGATGTCTCGGGTGGTGCAAGACAGCAGCAATCATCTGGTTGCGAATGCTAG